Proteins encoded in a region of the Pelmatolapia mariae isolate MD_Pm_ZW linkage group LG16_19, Pm_UMD_F_2, whole genome shotgun sequence genome:
- the mrasa gene encoding ras-related protein M-Ras, with translation MATSAVPSDNLPTYKLVVVGDGGVGKSALTIQFFQKIFVPDYDPTIEDSYLKHTEIDGQWAILDVLDTAGQEEFSAMREQYMRTGDGFLIVFSVTDKASFEHVDRFHQLILRVKDREAFPMVLVANKVDLVHLRKVTTDQGQEMAAKHNITYIETSAKDPPMNVDKAFHELVRVIRQQVPERNQKKKKKMKWRAERSTASHRFHCAIL, from the exons ATGGCAACCAGCGCCGTGCCAAGTGACAACCTGCCAACGTACAagctggtggtggtgggggatGGGGGTGTCGGGAAGAGTGCCCTCACCATCCAGTTTTTCCAGAAGATCTTCGTGCCAGACTACGACCCCACGATTGAGGACTCGTATCTtaaacacacagaaatagaCGGACAGTGGGCCATACTGGACG TACTGGACACGGCCGGTCAGGAGGAGTTCAGTGCAATGAGGGAGCAGTACATGAGGACGGGAGACGGCTTCCTGATCGTCTTCTCGGTGACGGACAAGGCCAGCTTTGAACACGTTGACCGATTCCATCAACTCATACTACGGGTCAAAGACAG GGAGGCCTTCCCCATGGTGCTGGTCGCAAACAAAGTGGACTTGGTCCACCTAAGAAAAGTCACAACTGACCAGGGGCAGGAGATGGCTGCAAAGCATAAT ATAACTTATATTGAAACCAGTGCCAAGGACCCCCCAATGAATGTGGACAAAGCCTTTCATGAACTGGTTCGTGTTATAAG ACAACAGGTCCCAGAGAGAaaccagaagaagaaaaagaagatgaagTGGAGGGCGGAGCGTTCCACGGCCTCCCACAGGTTCCACTGCGCCATATTGTGA